Within Xanthomonas oryzae pv. oryzae, the genomic segment AATGCCGTTCGCGGTTGCGGTTGCTGTTGTTGCTGCCTAGGGCCTGTTAACATTAATGTCTCGAGCGATTAAACTATTGGGCATGGAGATCACGCCAGCACAATTTGCACTCATCGAGCATTGCCTACCTTTGCAACGCGGCAATGTCAGCATGACCAATCCTGCAGGTAGTCAACGCCCTTCTTTACGTCGCAGAGCATGGCTGCAAATGGCGCGGTCTGCCCGAGCGCTTTGGCAACTGGCATACGGTGTACACGCGCATTAACCGTTGGGCCAAGTCCGGTGTGCTGGACCGGATGTTCGCCCAATTGCAGACCTGCCAGATCGTGCGCATCAAAATCGAAGCGGTCTCGCTGGACTCCACCAGCATCAAGGTGCATCCGGATGGCACTGGCGCATTAAAAAAAACGGCCCACAATCCATCGGGAAATCGCGCGGCGGATGGAACACCAAAATTCATATGGTTGCCGCAGATGCTCGAACAGCCATCACGTTCGGATTGACGCCTGGCAACGCACATGACGCACCCGCAGGCCGCGCGTTGCTTGAACACCTGGGGCCAGTGGAGCGGCCGGTTCATCTGCTGATGGATCGCGCTTACGAAGGCAATGAAACCCGCCAGTTGGCGCTCGATCTTGGCTTCGTGCCGGTGGTTCCACCCAAGTCCAATCGGGTCGATCCTTGGGAGTACGACAAGGAAATGTACAAACGGCGCAACGAAGTGGAGAGGCTGTTCCGTCGCTTGAAGGGCTACCGACGGATTTTCACGCGCTTCGAGAAGCTGGATGTCATGTTCCTTGGCTTCCTCAGCTTCGTTCTGATCGTTGATGGGCTTCGGATGTGTTAACAGGCCCTAGTGCCCCACCGTGTCCCGTCCGCGGTGGCGGGGGGATGCCGCTTCGGACCGGAACAGGTGAAATCCACGGAGACAGCAACAACCGCAACTGCTGCACCTGCAAAGACAGTGGAGTTGCCGACGTTGATAGCCGCACGCGTGGCGACATGCATGACATGGAGACATATCGACACTGATCGCATCGCAATACCAGCCACCTATCATTCATCTCCTTCACCCCGCATTGAAACGCAGAGAACCCCCGCAATGACCGCCCTCGTTACCCTCCGCAACGTCACCAAGACCTACCAGCGCGGCCCGGAGAAGGTGCAGGTGCTGCATGGCATCGATCTGGAAATCGAGCGCGGCGACTTCGTCGCGCTGATGGGTCCTTCCGGTTCGGGCAAGACCACACTGCTGAACCTGATCGGTGGACTCGACACGCCGTCAGGCGGCGAGATCGAGATCGAAGGCGAGCGCATCGACCTCATGAGCGGCGGTCAGCTGGCCACCTGGCGCAGCCATCACGTCGGCTTCGTGTTCCAGTTCTATAACCTGATGCCGATGCTCAACGCGCAGAAGAACGTCGAGCTGCCACTGCTGCTGACCAACCTCGGTGCAGCGCAGCGCAGGCGCCATGCCGAAATCGCGTTGACGCTGGTCGGCCTCGATGAGCGCCGCAGCCACAAGCCCAGCGAATTGTCCGGCGGCCAGCAGCAGCGCGTGGCGATTGCGCGGGCCATCGTCTCCGATCCCACCTTCCTGATCTGCGACGAGCCCACCGGTGACCTCGACCGCCACAACGCCGAGGAGATCCTCAAGCTGCTGCAGCAACTCAACCGCGAGCACGGCAAGACCATCATCATAGTCACCCACGATCCCAAGGCCGCCGAGTACGCCTCGCATACCGTGCATCTGGACAAGGGCGAGCTGGCCGACGCACTGGTCGCTGACTAACCGGAGACGACGATGAAATACTTCTCGCTCGTATGGGCGCAGCTGTTCCGCAGCGAGACGCGGACGCTGCTGACCCTGCTGTCGGTGGTCGCTGCATTCCTGTTGTTCGGCATGCTCGATTCGGTGCGTGTGGCGTTCAATTCCGGCGGCAGCATCGAAGGCGTCAACCGCCTGGTGGTGACCTCGCGCCTGTCGATCACTCAGTCGCTGCCGATCCGCCTGGGTACGCAGATACGCGAGGTGGCCGGGGTGCGCGATGTGACCTCGGCGATATGGTTCGGTGGCATCTATAAAGATCCGAAGAACTTCTTCGCCAACTCCTCGGTGGCTCCGAACTACTTCGACGTCTACCGTGAACTGCAGATTCCTCCAGAACAGCTGAAGGCGTTCCATACCACACGCGCCGGCGCGATCGTTGGCGAATCGCTGGCCAAAGAGTTCGGCTGGAAGCTCGGCGACACCATCCCACTGCAGGCGACGCTCTTCCCACGCGGCGGCAGCAATAACTGGCCGCTGGAACTGGTCGGCATCTTCCGCTCCAAGGACCGCACGCTGGCCGCCAACGAGGAACGCCAGCTGATGATGAATTGGAAGTACTTTGATGAATCCAATGACTACATCAAAAACAAGGTCAGCTGGTACACGGTGACGCTGGACAACCCCGACCATGCCTCGCGCGTTGCGCAGGCGATCGATGCGATCTCGGCCAACTCCGATCACGAAACCAAGAGCCAGACCGAATCGGCATTTCAACAGGCCTTCGTTAAGCAGTTCGCCGACATCGGCATGATCGTCACCTCGATCATGGGCGCGGTGTTCTTCACACTGCTGCTGTTGACCGGCAACACCATGGCCCAGGCGGTACGCGAGCGCATCCCGGAACTGGCGACGCTGAAGACGCTCGGCTTCAAGGACGGCACGCTGCTGACTCTGGTGATGGTCGAATCGGTGCTACTGATTGGGCTCGGTGGTGCGACCGGACTGGGTCTTGCGGCGTTGATCCTGCCGGGGCTGGCGTCAAAGGCAATGGGCATGCTGCCTCCGAACGTGCCACTTCAAACCTGGCTGGTCGGTGCCGGGCTGATCGTGGTGATCGGCGTGGTAGTCGGCGTGCTGCCGGCGCTACGCGCGAAGCGTCTGAAGATCGTCGATGCCCTGGCTGGGCGCTGAGAGGAGATCGACATGAAGAAGCATTGGTTGGGCAACGCGCTGTCGATCCTGCTGATGGTGGTGGGCCTGGGCGTGTGGATCGCGCTGCCATGGATCGGCGTGCTGGCGGTGGCTGTGGCGCTAATGCTGTGGCTGCTGCTGACCCGCAGCGGTCGGCTATCGCTGGCTGCCGCGCGCATCGGCATCGCCAGCCTTCCGCAGCGCTGGGGCGCGAGTTCGGTGATCGTGGTCGGCATCGCCGGTGTGGTCGGCGTGCTGGTGGCGATGTTGGCGATGGGACGCGGTTTTGAAGTCACGCTCAACAGCACCGGCGACGACACCACGGCGATCGTGCTGCGCGGCGGTTCGCAGGCGGAGACCAACTCAGTGATCACCCGCGACTTGGTGCCTCTGGTCAGCGCGCTACCCGGCATCGCCAAGGACGTGCAGGGTCGCGCGATGATCTCGCCGGAGCTGTCGCAGGTGGTCAACCTGGTCTCCAAGTCCGACGGCACCGACGTGAATGCGCAGTTCCGCGGCGTCGGCGAGCAGGGTTGGGCGGTGCACGACAAGGTTAAGATCGTCGATGGCCGGCGCTTCGGCACCGGCCTGCGCGAGATCGTGGTCGGCAAGGGCGCGCAGAACCAGTTCCGCGGGCTGGATGTCGGCAGAACGCTGAGCCTGGGCAACCAGACCTGGACCGTGGTCGGCGTGTTCGCTTCCGGCGATGCGCACGATTCGGAGCTGTGGACCGATGCGCAGACCCTGGCCAGCACCTACCAGCGCAGCGCCTGGCAGTCGATCAGCGCGCGCACCGAGGGCAAGGCCGGCTTCGACCGGTTCAGGGCCGCGATGGCCGCCGACCCACGGCTCAAGCTCGACGTCGATACCACGCGCAGCTACTACGGCAAGCAGGGCGGCGGGCTGAGCAAGCTGATCGGTATCCTCGGCACGGTGATCGGCGCGATCATGGCGGTCGGTGCGGTGTTCGGCGCACTCAACACCATGTACGCGGCGGTGGCCACGCGTGTACGGGAGATTGCCACGATGCGCGCGCTTGGCTTCCGCAGTACGCCGGTGGTGATGGCGGTGATGCTGGAGACAATGCTGCTGGCGCTGCTCGGCGGCGTACTGGGTGGCGCGATTGCATGGGCGGTGTTCAACGGCTACAGCGTGTCCACACTGGGCAGCAACTTCAGCCAGGTGGTGTTCCAGTTCAAGGTCTCGCCGGAGTTGCTGTGGAGCGGGCTGAAGTGGGCGCTGGGAATCGGGCTGGTCGGCGGCCTGTTTCCTGCCCTGCGTGCTGCACGGCTGCCGATTACCACCGCACTGCGCGAGGTATGAGGTAGGGCAGTCTCAAGATTCAAGTGCAACACGTGATTTGAGTGCTGCGATTTCTTCCTCCATTGCCTCGCTTGGTGTCTTCCATCCGAGCGTCTGACGAGGGCGGGTATTCATCAGCAGTGCGATGTGATTGAGATACTCTTGGCTGACAGTGGACAGGTCGGCGCCCTTGGGCAGGAATTGGCGCAGCAGGCCGTTGGTGTTCTCGTTACTTCCCCGCTGCCACGGCGCATGTGGATCAGCGAACCACACGTCGATGTTCAATCCTTGCATCAGCTCGGCGTAGCACGTGAGCTCGGTACCGCGATCGTAGGTCAGACTTGTCCGCATTGAGGCCGGCAGTTTCTTCATTTGCCGGGTAAACCCTTCCAGCGCATCTGCGGCCGTGCAGCCATCCATGCGGCACAGCACGACAAAGCGCGTCTTGCGTTCCACCAACGTGCCCACGCAAGAACGATTGAATGCGCCCTTGATCAAGTCGCCTTCCCAATGACCTGGGACCAAGCGCGTCTGCACTTCTTCGGGGCGATGCACAATCCGCAACTCCTCCGGCACCCAGCTGCGTGTGGCCGCCGTTGTACGCCGTCATCCGCGTTTGGGCTTGTGCTGACGCAGGGCCTGGACCAGTTCCTTCTTCAAGCCCCCACGCGGATGCGCGTAGATGCTAGCGTAAACCTGATTAGCACGCACTTTCAGCGGTGAACATGGTGACATCACGCAGGGCCCGCTCGGACCACGGCTTGCTGGCGGCTGCGGCGGCCAGCAAGCTGGGCACCAGCCGGGTCAGATCGAAACGGCGGTTGAACCGCCACATCGTCTCTGCCAGGTAGCGCTGGGCGTATTTGGCGAATTTGAAGGCGTGATAGGCACCGTCCAGCGAACGCTTTAGGTTGGACAACACCACGTTGACCCAGCGTGCGTTCTCTGCCTCGCAGCGACTTCGACCGCTGCCTTCGATCACCGTGTGCGCGTGCTCGGCTTCCAGTGCTCGAAACGCACCGAGTCCATCACTGTAGACATCTGCTCCAGGATGCAGGCGTTGCCCGATCCATTCCGACAGCGCCGCCTTGGTGAAGCCTGGGACCGGATCCATCACCGCGCGCAATGGACGACCGTCTTCAGTGGTCTCCACGGCGATCACGAAAGGGCGCTTGTTCTCCGAGCCGCGCCCGGCCTTGCCACCGTTGCGTTCTCCGCCCAGGTAGGCATCGTCCAGTTGCACGATCCCGCCCAACTTGCGGTTCGCCTCGCGTTGGGTCATGGCCTGCATCAGCTTGTGCTTCATTCGCCACGCTGTCGGGTAGCTCACTCCCAGGTGTCGCATCAACTCCAGCGCCGACAGGTTCGTCTTGCTCTGGCCCAGCAGATACATGCCAAGCAGCCAGGTGCGTAGCGGCAGCTTGCTGTTGTCCATCACCGTGCCCGAGCGCAGGCTGGTCTGGCGATAGCAGGCCGTGCACTGCCAGTACGTGGTGCCGTGACGCTGGAATCGACTGTGCGCGGTAGCGACGCAACGCGGACAAACAAAGCCCTGTGGCCAGCGCGAGATCTCCAACGCCTGCTCGCACTGCTGCGCGTCGCCATAGCGCTTGAGGAACGCCGGCAACGACAGCCCGGCTTGGAACTGCACACGATTCATGGCCATGATCTGGTCTCGGTGGAGCGACGGTCCTACCATCGACCGGTCGGCTCTCACTGGCTGCGACTGTGCTGAAAGATCGTGCTAATCAGGTTCAGCCAAGACCCCATGGCGGCCTGGCATTGGGCGGGTTTAGCGATAAGCTGGGAGGTGCTGCAGCTGAAGGTCAGGGCTAATCAGGTAATAATATAAGTTGGCAATGGTGATTTTCTGTTGGGTATGAAATTCGCTGGTATTCACTCCTCACCAACCACCGTAATCACCAGCTCACTATCCCGCACAGTGATGCGCAGTTTGCACCCGATGGCGAAGCCCAGCTGCTCCAGCCAGCGACCACGCAGCCGCAGTGCGGGTACGCGCTGATGGCTGTCAGGATAGTAGCCATACCCCATGGTGCACTGCTGTGTCGCACGCAAGCGTCGCGGTGGGCGTTGTTTGCGCGCAAGCTCGGCAGCATTCAGGGCCTCGGCCTGCTCGCGCGTCATCATCGGGCTGAGCGTTGGTTCCACAAACGTCCATTGCCGGTCCGTGCATGGCGTCGCTTGGCTTGGCGAACGCTTGTTTGTTGTTTTACTGCGGCGAGATGAAGGTTGACGCATGGCAAAAGCCTCCTCGGTGCACGAGACCCATCGCCAACGGCGACGGGATGTCGGGAGGTTAGAAACCGCACGTAGCCGGCGGGCGTATTTCCCCGAAGGGTGTTGTATTAGCCGCCCTCCCGACGCAGGCATTGCGTCGGTTTGCACCTGCGAACAGGTACAAAAAACCCACCGGTTTGA encodes:
- a CDS encoding IS1595-like element ISXo5 family transposase, which translates into the protein MAMNRVQFQAGLSLPAFLKRYGDAQQCEQALEISRWPQGFVCPRCVATAHSRFQRHGTTYWQCTACYRQTSLRSGTVMDNSKLPLRTWLLGMYLLGQSKTNLSALELMRHLGVSYPTAWRMKHKLMQAMTQREANRKLGGIVQLDDAYLGGERNGGKAGRGSENKRPFVIAVETTEDGRPLRAVMDPVPGFTKAALSEWIGQRLHPGADVYSDGLGAFRALEAEHAHTVIEGSGRSRCEAENARWVNVVLSNLKRSLDGAYHAFKFAKYAQRYLAETMWRFNRRFDLTRLVPSLLAAAAASKPWSERALRDVTMFTAESAC
- a CDS encoding ABC transporter permease, giving the protein MKKHWLGNALSILLMVVGLGVWIALPWIGVLAVAVALMLWLLLTRSGRLSLAAARIGIASLPQRWGASSVIVVGIAGVVGVLVAMLAMGRGFEVTLNSTGDDTTAIVLRGGSQAETNSVITRDLVPLVSALPGIAKDVQGRAMISPELSQVVNLVSKSDGTDVNAQFRGVGEQGWAVHDKVKIVDGRRFGTGLREIVVGKGAQNQFRGLDVGRTLSLGNQTWTVVGVFASGDAHDSELWTDAQTLASTYQRSAWQSISARTEGKAGFDRFRAAMAADPRLKLDVDTTRSYYGKQGGGLSKLIGILGTVIGAIMAVGAVFGALNTMYAAVATRVREIATMRALGFRSTPVVMAVMLETMLLALLGGVLGGAIAWAVFNGYSVSTLGSNFSQVVFQFKVSPELLWSGLKWALGIGLVGGLFPALRAARLPITTALREV
- a CDS encoding ABC transporter permease, which codes for MKYFSLVWAQLFRSETRTLLTLLSVVAAFLLFGMLDSVRVAFNSGGSIEGVNRLVVTSRLSITQSLPIRLGTQIREVAGVRDVTSAIWFGGIYKDPKNFFANSSVAPNYFDVYRELQIPPEQLKAFHTTRAGAIVGESLAKEFGWKLGDTIPLQATLFPRGGSNNWPLELVGIFRSKDRTLAANEERQLMMNWKYFDESNDYIKNKVSWYTVTLDNPDHASRVAQAIDAISANSDHETKSQTESAFQQAFVKQFADIGMIVTSIMGAVFFTLLLLTGNTMAQAVRERIPELATLKTLGFKDGTLLTLVMVESVLLIGLGGATGLGLAALILPGLASKAMGMLPPNVPLQTWLVGAGLIVVIGVVVGVLPALRAKRLKIVDALAGR
- a CDS encoding ABC transporter ATP-binding protein, with translation MTALVTLRNVTKTYQRGPEKVQVLHGIDLEIERGDFVALMGPSGSGKTTLLNLIGGLDTPSGGEIEIEGERIDLMSGGQLATWRSHHVGFVFQFYNLMPMLNAQKNVELPLLLTNLGAAQRRRHAEIALTLVGLDERRSHKPSELSGGQQQRVAIARAIVSDPTFLICDEPTGDLDRHNAEEILKLLQQLNREHGKTIIIVTHDPKAAEYASHTVHLDKGELADALVAD
- a CDS encoding SymE family type I addiction module toxin encodes the protein MMTREQAEALNAAELARKQRPPRRLRATQQCTMGYGYYPDSHQRVPALRLRGRWLEQLGFAIGCKLRITVRDSELVITVVGEE